In the Bos mutus isolate GX-2022 chromosome 15, NWIPB_WYAK_1.1, whole genome shotgun sequence genome, ctagtgggctacagtccatagggtcacaaagagctggacatgactgagcataacaaacaataataaacaataaTTTCAGGTGCTATTAGGTTCAAATTCCATTTTTACAATACACTATTATATAAACGAGTATGACTAACTAAAGTCTCTTACAAACTTTACTATTTCAGAAGAAGGTTTCAATTCAACATGTTTTTAACTATCAATGAGAAGAGTTCTCAAAAGAAAAAGGGGATCTACTTCTAAAGCAAATTTAATTAACAgctattatgaaataaataatgctTGCAAAGTCTAACTGATTTTTTCCCAACATCTTCCCACTGATGGTCTAAAAATTTATGAGATTTTATGACTCACATCAACTTAAAGTAAACACAGACTTTCCAATAAAATTGCAGACtgaaacttagatgaaatggattcACAGAACTGAAGAATTTACCACAGGCTATATCTACCAaaacagagttttaaattttttttgttttatttaaaactctGCTTTATTTTGCCTACTTACAGATTATTTTAATGTGGGGAAAGAAATTCTGTATAGCTTAAGAAATGTATGCCCACTTTCTATGTGAAAAACACAACAGAGTAAGAATGGCTATATCCCATTCAAAATACATAATATGAATTAAGATTCTTTTTCCAATCACTGATGTGAAACTCAGGGAAGTGGATAGGAAAAGTTAGCTAATTAGACAAAGAAAAGTTTACTCTCAAAAAATGCCCATAATAATAAATGATGTTTCtgtcatttgtttttactttaccACAAATAGAAAAGGAAGCCAGGGAATCAGGCTTCTTTGTGCTAAAATAATGAGAGAAGATAGAATATTAGAAAATAGAGTGAAAAGACTAAAATGCAGGAAGTCTTTTGTATTAGCATTATGTATATCAGACATGCCCAAATCCTGCAGTGACAGCCCTGAGGCTGAAGATAAGCTGTAAATAGATCCAGGAAATAGTTATTCctaattagtttttattggtGAATAAGATagccgagcctggtgggctgctgtctatgccatcacacagagtcggacacgactgaagtgacttagcagcagcaacatcaggataagcaatggagaaggaaatggcaacccagtccagtgttcttgcctggagaatcccagggaccagggagcctcctgggcttccgtctatggggtcgcacagagttggacacaactgaaggaacttagcaacAGCAAGCAATGGTTGATTATGTTTAAAGGCAATTCTCATAAAGGAAACATGCATTTTTATCTCGTTTAAATCTTGCTTCATCAGATTTTCATAATCTTATACATGGGTATCTGAAATTGgctgattttaatttttgaaaaacttttttaaagaacttgTAAGAGAAATAGAATGTTTTATAATCTAATGtttggaaaaaaacacaaataggaAATGAGGTCCTTTGAACCTTAGAACAAATATCCAGGTAATGTTAAAATGAAGGCTATATTGGCAATTTTAACATTACTAAGAATTTAAAAGTCTTCCCCTATACTGATATATGTATCAAATGGATATCTTAGAGCATCAGTccctaacctttttggcaccaggaactagttttgtggaagacaatttttccatggactaaGGGATGGGAGATGGTTTCAGAATGATTTAggtacattatatttattttgcactttacttgtattatatttatatcagctccacctcagatgatCAGCCATTGgatcccggaggttggggacccctgtcttAGAGGACATGCCAACTGACACTGGAGATTGATCTAAGTATATGTTTCAGAATGTTTCCAGGACATGACAGTGACCATACACACCAAATTTTGAGACCAATTGTTCCTTTATCTATTTATTCAACACATGAAATATTGTCAGATATATCAGGATCTAGGATTTGAGGATAGGGTCATGAGCAAAAGAGACTTAAATCTAAATATATTTACagggaaattaaagaaataaataaattcagaaaatgataAGTGCTATAAAGAAAAAAGGTAATACAACGTGTTAGCATGTTCTAAGAGAAGTATGCTACTTTGGATGTAATTATTAAGGAAGTACTCCCTGTATAGGTGGTTTTTTAATTGAGATTATGAATGTTGAAAAGTTCATCATTTGAACATAAGGAGAATACTGTTCCAGTCAGTTGGAGCAATTAGTACAAAGTACTaagcaaagaaaaagcagaagtctAAGAAGTAGTGGAAGTCCTAGGGAGggataccggagaaggcaatggcaccccacttcagtactcttgcctggaaaatcccatggatggaggagcctggtaggctgtagtccatggggtcgcgaagagtcagacacgactaagcgacttccctttcacttttcagtttcatgcactggagaaggaaatggcaacccactccagtgttcttgcctggagaatcccagggatgggggagcctggtgggctgccgtctatggggttgcacagaatctgacacgactgaagcgacttagcagcagcagcagcagggagggatACAGCCACAGGGAGGATAAGGCAGAGGTAACAGGGAAGATCTGATGGCAAATAGCAGAACCTCTGGTTCCAAACAAACAAAGGAAGATTGGCTATGAGAAGGTGACTATCATTGTAGGCCTGTCAGAATACTGGAGATCTTTTCAAAAGTAGAGTCATTTGGaggaatttgtatggaaatagagTTCAGTGTTTAAAGCCAAACTTCTGATagcatatgtaaaaaaaaaaaagctctgccATTGATGACAATTCTACTTTTCCCATTGTTCTTGCAAAAAAAACTTTGGTGCCACCCTTTGCTCCTCTCAATCTTTTATAACCTCCATAAGAACTCTCAGCAAATCTTGTGACCCATAACTTCAATTTTCACTCACCACCTTAGTTCAAATCATTATCATTTCCTACCTGGATTATTGAAGTAAAGTCCTCATTGGTTTTTCCAGTCCTACCCATACTCCTCATGTTCTATTTGAAGCATAGTTCCATCCCTGCTCTGGTAATTACATGTGAAGGCATTTGGAATGTAAAGACTGAGTAGTATGTAAAGGCACTAAATACTTATTTAATGAATGAGTAATTGAGACATCACAATGGCAAAGGgtcagaatgaagaaaataatggaTACCAAAACATATATTCAATGAGGGTTTCAGGACAGGGTTACTGAGAGTAAATATTGTGATAGTGGTTGAGGAAGGTTTAAATAAAAGATAAGGGTAGAAGCACAGATGTTACATGGTGTTCCTTGTGGTATTCAGTTGAAACCATCACTGACACACTCAAATTTCCATAATCCTTGATCTTTGACTCACATCTCTCAGCACTGGTACTTGAATAGCTTGATAATCCCTTGCTTGATTTCCTGGGTTCGTACTCCATAAACAATGGGGTTCAGTGCTGGTGGGATGAGATGGTGCAAGACATTGAGAAGAATGGGTACCTCTGGGGACAATTTTTTCCCTGCCTTATTTGTGAAGATGAAGACTAGCAGCAATGTATAGAAGAAAAGTATAAGAATGAGATGGGAACCACAAGTACTCAAGGCCTTGGTGGATGCATCTCCTGACTGCAAATGCATAACAGCACTCAAGATGAAGCAGTAGGATACCAAGATAAGGACCAGATCAGAACCCAGTAGGCACCAAACACTCACAAATTGGTAGAGCTTATTTACGTGAATATCTCCACAGGAGAGCTTTGCTACAGAAATGTTGGCACAGATACAGTTTTCCACTACATTGCTGGCACAGTAATTGAGTCTCGCAGCCAGAATTGGTGTAGGCAACGTAGCCAGCAAATTGCGGAAGATGATGAAGATGGCCGCATTGATGACAAACTGTTCCGTGATGATGGATGGATAGCGCAGTGGGTGGCAGATGGCCACGTAGCGGTCATAAGCCATGACCAGAAAGGTGGAGGATTCCATGGGAAGGAATGTATTCATGATGAACATCTGCAGGAAGCAGCCCATAAAGCTGATGGGCTTCATGTCAAACCAGAAGATGAACAGGACCTGCcagaattattattttcaaaagcagTGCATTCACTCCCACCCTAGGGTACCTAACCCTTGGATAATCCTTTGATGGCTTCAACCACTCATATCCCCAAACCACAGTCTCATAATCCTAACAGGGACAGTGTCCTAATTTCAAATACCTTCTATGTGCATTCCAACTTCCAGAGCCCGATTTATACACTTTTCAACTATAGATCAcacctttttgtttaaaaaaatttatttctagttCGTCTTCTCTTGATCTCTAGAGTTCTTACCCAAACTTCATATGAACACATCTGCTCATCTAAATGTATCACAAGGACATCAAGTCCAATAAGCCCAATACTTATATTTGGACACCCTCCAACCTCTCCTAATAGATAAGAAACATCTTCCAGTTATGCCTCCTACCTAGGTATATGACATAAATATACatctatttacatttttaagttttttttttactgttgatcagttttaaaagctttattgaaCAATAAgtattgttacaatattgcttctgttttatgttttggtttcttggccttGAGGCACGTGGGATGTTAGCTCCCCCAATAGGTATCGAACCCATACCACCTGCACCGGGAGgtgaagtcttaagcactggactgccagggaagtccctagttatgttttagaaagaaaagtcTTGAGCCCTTGAATATAAGGGTGGGGTGATTCAGAGTCAAGGAGAATCTCCTTAGAAGTAAAGATAAAGTCAAAACTTGGAATATCACTGACTCAGACATTGAGAGAGGGCTtctcagtttgaaaaaaaaatgtgaaacctTAAAAATCATAGGCATTGAGAATGAGAGAAGACATATCTGGAAGCTGTGATAGACCTAGTATGATACTGTTGGCAACTGATTGAAAATTTTACAGGAGTATTTACATCTGGAATGCAAGGTAGTGTTAGAGAAAGATGATTGAATACCCAGGAGTAAATCCAGGGAGGGTCTGACCTTAGGGATGACTGTGAGGCAGAGGATGACATCCAGCACAGAAAGGATGGCAAGCAGGTAGTACATGGGCTTGTGCAGAGATGCCTCCTGCCAGATGGCAAGTAATAACAGAAAGTTGGCCCCAAGGGCCAAAACCAGGAGAGGAGCCAGGACTAGAGACAGCCAGTGCTGGGTATCCTGCATTCCTGGAAAGCAGATCATCAGGAATTCAGTCACCTGGGTCCCTGTGTGGTTGAGAGATGACACCATGGCTGGCAGGTAAGCCTGAAACTGACTGAAAGAAAAGAGATATGAATTCAGAGTTTGATTGTTACATTAGTAATCCCCTGACTGATTTATCTGCCTTCATTCTAGGCCATCAAGTTTCTCCATAATTCTATTGACATAAAATCTGtcaaaaatttaaattagatAAAATCACTCCTTGTTAAAACATTTTCCTTAGCATTCATAAGTTTATGAAGCAAGAATAACTCCCTTCACATGAGTATGCTCCAACtccacacacatagacacagccCCTTATAGAGCATGCTTTGTTTTGTCTCACCTCTGTGTTTTAGCATGTATCATATCCTTCTCCTAGAATTAACTCTCTTGCCCTTAAATAAATAGCTTCTGTTTGCCCCATTCTATCTGTGCCATGAGTTACACCTcttagaaatttaagaaaaaatatgttttttcttgTTACTCtttttacatacatataaaattaaatgcttcTTCCACATCTCCTTGTTCTCTGTGACCCTTAAACATCCTGAGCATGCTACTATTGAACTGTTAATAAAACTTTCTCTTATTCCTTCACATTTCCTATTTGTCTTCCAAAAACTCTGTGTTCCATCTTCCAGCAGTGGAATCTTATCTCTTTATTATAgcacaaagaaaaatacaatatatcTGGTAACacaataagcactcaataagtaCTATTCAGATAGGAGACTGATAGATTGTTGAAAGCATCATAACACCTTGCACTCATTTAACTCATTAATACTATCTCCACATCTTGCTCTAACATTAACCACTGGCACTGTTGCTTAACACTTattaaaaatctgaacaaaacaaaatgggTAAATATTTTAGTgctgagaggaaaaagagaacaaTAAATACAAAAGACAGCTGTACAGTGTCTTATTTGCATGAGTCTTTGGTAAGTAActgcttaaaacaaacaaacaaattgtTTATCATTtcctgaaaaaagaagaaaaattaaagaaatgaggtTCTAAGACAAGGGAAGAACTGAGGAATACTTAAACATGCCCCAGAATAAAAGCTCACAGACAGAAGTGTCAATTCCTTTTGAGTATCCTCTTAACCATCCAGGATCCTGCTGGTAAAGTAGTTGCCAGGTTGGGCTTGCTCTCTCCTGAAGCAATAGATGAATTttggagcacacacacaaaaaatctccCTATCAAGGTTTggagatgtttctttttcttgacccTGTACTATGGGCATCACATCAGGACTTTTATCTAGACCAGTGGTTCCTCAATACtagtgtgcatcagaatcacctggagagtttGTTGATGCACAGGTTGCCTGACGCACAGAGGATAGTCTGCAGAGTTGCCAACTTTGTAGGTCTGTCTGCAGGGAAGCTCTGCTCAGCTTTAGACATCAAACTGTTTCTCCCATTATCTTTAGACATTTAAGTACAATTCTGGCCAATCTCTAGTCTCCCGATTTGAAAATTATCTTCCTCCCATGGACTCTCTGGGAATTCTCTAgttttttttcatggttttatcTCTCTTCCTAGACCTACAGTTCTTAGCCACCTCTCCTGGTGACTCATTAAGGTCATTAGGATCAGggacaatttattttttaattaattaatttattttagttggaggctaattactttacaatattttggtggATTTTGCCATATACTgagatgaatcagccatgggtgtacatgtgtcccccatcctgaacccccctcctacctgcctccccatcccatccctcagggttgtgcCAGTGCACCAgatttgagtgccctgtttcatgcatcaaacttggactggtgatatatttcacatatggcaatatacatgtttcaattctattctctcaaatcatcccacccttgccttctcccacagagtccaaaagtctgttctttatatctgtgtcccttttgctgtcttgcatataggatcatcattaccatctttcaaaattccatatatgtgcattaatatactgaactggtgtttttctttctgacttacttcactctgtataatcggctccagtttcatccaccttgttagaactgattcaaacgagttctttttaatagctgagtaatattccattgtgtatatgtaccacacttgcttatccattcttctgccaatggacatctaggttgcttccatgtcttagctttTGTAAAcagttctgcaatgaacattggcatacatgtgtctctttcaattctggtttcctcgatgtgtatgctcagcagtggaattgctgggtcatatggcagttctatttccagtctttttaggaatctccacactgttctccatagtggctgtactagttttcattcccaccaacagtgtaagagggtttccttttctccacactctccccagcatttattgtttgtagaattttgatAGCATcattctgactggcttgagatgttacctcattgtggttttgattttcatttctctgataatgagtaatgttgagcaacttttcatgtgtttgttagtcattcatatgtcttctttggagaaatgtctgtttagttatttggtccattttttaattgggtcgtttatttttctggtattgagctgcttgtatatttttgagattaattctttgtcagttgcttcatttgctattattttctcccattctgaaggctgtcttttcacctttcttatagtttccttcattgtgcaaaagtttttaagtttaattaggtcccatttgtttatttttgcttttatttccactactctgggaggtgggtcatagaaaatcctgctatgatttaagtcagagagtgttttgcctatgttttcctctaggagttttatagtttctggtcttacacgtagatctttaattcattttgagtttatttttgtatttgttgctagaaagtgttttagtttcattcttttacaggtggttgaccagttttcccagcaccacttgttaatgagattgtcttttctccattgtatattcttgcctcctttatcaaagataaggtgtccataggtgcacaTATTTATCTCtgagatttctattttgttccattgatctatacttctgtctttgtgccagtaccatatggtcttgatgactgtagctttgtagtatagcctgaagtcaggtaggttgattcctccagttccattcttctttctcaagattgctttggctattcaaggttttttgtgtttccacacaaattgtgaaattattttttctagttctgtgaaaaatactgttggtagcttgatagggattgcattgaatctatgcattgctttgggtagtatactcattttcactatattgattcttcccatccattaacatggtatatttctccatctttgatttctttcatagtgttttatagttttttatatataggcattttgtttctttagatagatttaTCCCTAAggacagaaaattagcaaggaaacacaaactttgaatgatacaatggaccagttagacgtAATTGATATCTATCTTTTTTCTTCATGGCAGTTGGCACAAATTCAGACACTTACAATATGCCTGTAGTAAgtcagggactactctctagtcaGACTCCCAGTCCAAACTTCCATGAGCTCAGTTGACCCACACTTTAATATGCTCATGCTCTTCTGATATCAGTGATCTTCAGGGTCTTCACATACTAACAGCTGCAGCTATAATAACATTCTCTAAAGTAAACAGTAAGTAAAGTTGAGGACCAAACTGCAAGTATCACTTATGCTTGGCTTTCCAATGTACTGTTTCcaaaaattcttacagagaaagTCTGTGCCAAATAATAGTAACAGTTTAACAACCCAGCTGCTTTCAGACAATGTGTGACTCCTCCACTTGGCCTCCTACTCTGGCTTTGCCCAGATGAAGATGCTGTGTCTATAACAGTCACTGTTGTGCAGCTGGAGACATGAAGAGTTGGTTAAGAATACTGCTCCCTTGGGTTCCTGCCTCCCTGCAAATACACATACACTTTCAgtataaaaagagagaattttgCATTTAAACTCAGATGAAATGAGAAATCAGTGACCAGCGTACATTTTCTCTTGAGATGTCTGAGAGTTATATAAACTGAGATATTATTGGTGATGGAAAGAAGTATCACTCAGAGACTTGGAAGATGTATTTAAgagatcctttaaaaaaaacaaatgtcattaGATAAGAAATGACTTCCTCTTACACATTAGCTGCATtctataaaaactattttttaatgagtACTTTATGATGATTTATTTTACTATTGAGTGAAAgtattagtggctcagtcatgtccaactcttggcaaccccatggactgccaggctcctctgtccatgtagttctccaggcaagaatactggagtgggtagccatgccctcttccagggaatcttcccaccctagAGAcctaacccaggtcttctgcattgaaagcagattgtttaccatctgagccatgagggaaaccattaatttttagttattaaattttataaatatctttttaatttatttatgttttaatttaaggataatttctttacagaattttgttgttttctgtcaaacctcaacatgaatcagccataggtatacatatatcccctccctcttgaaactagAAATATCTTTACACAGGAAAAAATATGTCACTTAAgtgaaaacaaatatatggataaataGAAACTTTCTATCCTCTAGTTTCACAAAATTTCACCCCAAAAATGAAACAGCAATAGTAAGGTGAATAATTGTAGGGATGTGTAGTAAATCTGTAAGCACACATAGAAGGACATATTCTGAAAATAATGAGCTAGGAGCTACTGGAATAGTGGTCATATAGGAGAGCACTTGAGAAGCTTTGTACTTGGGTTAGAATTAGTTTTGGGAATTGtgaaacagagaagagagagcagTTGAAAGCTATTGTTTTGATGAAAGACAATACCATGgaagtaaattatttaataattgctTAAAGAATGACTAATttcatcatgggcttcccaggaggctcagtggtaaaagaacacccctgccaatgcaggagacacagcaaatgtgggtttgatccctgggtgggaagtatccccgggagtaggaaatggcaacccactccagtattcttgcctataaaagttcatggacagagaagccttgcaggctatagtccacagagttgcaatgagttggacatcactgagcacaCAACTTCATCATAGACCAGCTATACTAGAGGATACCCTCAAATGATTCATAAAATaacatatactgctgctgctgctaagtcaccagtcatgtctgactctgtgcgacctcatagatggcagccgaccaggctcccctgtccctgggattctccaggcaagaatactggagtgggttgccatttccttctccaatgcattcatgcatgctaagtcacttcagtcgtgtccaactctgtgcaaccctatggacagcagcccaccaggcaagaatactggagtgccccAAAAGGGGTATGGTCACAAAAAGGAGCAAATTAATCCTAGGAATACTGACAAAAATCTGAGTCTCCACTATTTTTAGGGTGATCATGGAAGGAATTGCAAAGAGTAAAATCCACTTATCTTTGTTCAATTAATCCATTAATTTGGAAGTCTGAATTCTATGGGAAGACAAGGTAGCACCAGGACAGGATATAAGAATTGACACAACAAGGCTGAAAGTAGAATGAGAAAGTCAATTTAACTGTATATTTAAGATAAGCaggtctaatcacactaggaccacagccttgtctaattcaatgaaactaagccatgccctgtggggccacccaagatgggtgggtcatggtgaagaggtctgacagactgtggtccactggagaagggaatggcaaaccacttcattattcttgccttgagaaccccatgaacagtacgaaaaggcaaaatgataaaatactgaaagaggaactccccaggtcagtaggtgcccaagatGCTACtgtagatcagtggagaaataactccagaaagaatgaagggatggagccaaaacaaaaacaatacccagttgtgggtttgactggtgatagaagcaaggtctgatgctgtaaagagcaatgttgcataggaacctggaatgttaggtccatgaatcaaggcaaattggaagtggtcaaacaggagatggcaagagtgaatgttgacattctaggaatcagctaactaaaatggactggaatgggtgaatttaactcatttgaccattatatctactactgcgggcaggaatctctcagaagaaatggagtagccatcatggtcaacaaaagagttgaaatgcagtacttggatgcaatctcaaaaacgacagaatgatctctgttggtttccaggcaaaccattcaatatcacagtaatccaagtctatgccccaaccagtaacgctgaagaagctgaagttgaacagttctatgaagacttacaagaccttttagagctaacacccaaaaaagatgtccttttcattatagcagactggaatgcaaaagtaggaagtcaagaaacacctggagtaacaggcaaatttggccgtggaata is a window encoding:
- the LOC102285625 gene encoding olfactory receptor 56A4, whose amino-acid sequence is MVSSLNHTGTQVTEFLMICFPGMQDTQHWLSLVLAPLLVLALGANFLLLLAIWQEASLHKPMYYLLAILSVLDVILCLTVIPKVLFIFWFDMKPISFMGCFLQMFIMNTFLPMESSTFLVMAYDRYVAICHPLRYPSIITEQFVINAAIFIIFRNLLATLPTPILAARLNYCASNVVENCICANISVAKLSCGDIHVNKLYQFVSVWCLLGSDLVLILVSYCFILSAVMHLQSGDASTKALSTCGSHLILILFFYTLLLVFIFTNKAGKKLSPEVPILLNVLHHLIPPALNPIVYGVRTQEIKQGIIKLFKYQC